A stretch of the Bradyrhizobium sp. CCBAU 53351 genome encodes the following:
- a CDS encoding ATP-binding protein, whose product MKPFGFFHLKGIGGQIAALVLASTLALHLVVTTAFLISRPDRPDTPPDGAHQLTDAALLLGSAEPGERPRLVADLARAFPKLGIEVLAPGTASVEESDNQHLRAMRRHLGRGYKPVQLASGGNQSRIGVELPDGTLISGHVDGGPRPWFWGAPWLMALMSAFICVTVLGLWAARALAAPLSSFAKAAENFSLDGGAEPLPERGPEEIRSVARALNRMHERIARLMSDRTRMLAAISHDLRTPITRLRLRAEFIEDETNRKRMLIDLDQMRAMLESVLSLLRNDRKVEAVTLVDIASTLQLVADQFGDMGHVVHYDGPASATAAARPDDLHRGVTNLVENAVRFGAEVTIRLDVSGSRLVIDVEDDGPGISDARKQEMLEPFVRGDDARTMDESTGFGLGLSIARAIALAHGGELSLHDREPHGLIVRMQLPLWQQPRLAAA is encoded by the coding sequence ATGAAGCCGTTCGGGTTCTTCCACCTCAAGGGGATCGGCGGGCAGATCGCCGCGCTGGTGCTGGCGTCGACCCTCGCGCTGCATCTCGTCGTCACCACCGCCTTCCTGATCAGCCGGCCGGATCGCCCCGACACGCCGCCGGACGGCGCGCACCAATTGACCGATGCCGCGCTGCTGCTCGGCTCTGCCGAGCCCGGCGAACGACCGCGCCTCGTCGCCGATCTCGCGCGCGCCTTCCCCAAGCTCGGCATCGAAGTGCTCGCCCCGGGCACCGCAAGCGTCGAGGAGAGCGACAATCAGCACCTGCGTGCAATGCGCCGTCATCTCGGGCGCGGCTACAAGCCGGTCCAGCTGGCCTCGGGCGGCAACCAATCCCGCATCGGCGTCGAGTTGCCCGACGGCACCCTGATATCAGGGCATGTCGACGGCGGACCGCGGCCATGGTTCTGGGGCGCGCCCTGGCTGATGGCGCTGATGAGCGCCTTCATCTGCGTCACCGTGCTCGGCCTGTGGGCGGCGCGGGCGCTGGCAGCTCCCCTGTCGTCCTTCGCCAAGGCCGCCGAGAATTTCAGCCTGGACGGTGGGGCGGAGCCGCTGCCCGAGCGCGGCCCGGAAGAGATCCGCTCGGTGGCGCGCGCGCTCAACCGCATGCACGAGCGGATCGCCCGCCTGATGTCGGACCGCACCCGGATGCTGGCCGCGATCAGCCACGATCTGCGCACGCCGATCACGCGGCTGCGCCTGCGTGCCGAGTTCATCGAGGACGAAACCAATCGCAAGCGCATGCTGATCGACCTCGACCAGATGCGCGCGATGCTGGAGAGCGTACTGTCGCTGCTGCGCAACGACCGCAAGGTCGAGGCCGTGACGCTGGTCGATATCGCCAGCACGCTGCAGCTCGTCGCCGACCAGTTCGGCGACATGGGCCATGTCGTGCATTACGACGGGCCGGCCTCCGCGACCGCCGCCGCGCGGCCCGACGATCTGCATCGCGGCGTCACCAACCTCGTCGAGAACGCGGTGCGCTTCGGCGCCGAGGTGACGATCCGCCTCGACGTCTCCGGCAGCAGGCTCGTGATCGACGTCGAGGACGACGGCCCCGGCATTTCGGACGCGCGCAAGCAGGAGATGCTGGAGCCGTTCGTGCGCGGCGACGATGCGCGCACCATGGACGAGTCCACCGGCTTCGGGCTCGGCCTGTCGATCGCGCGCGCCATCGCGCTCGCCCATGGCGGCGAGCTGTCGCTGCACGACCGCGAACCGCACGGACTGATCGTGCGGATGCAATTGCCGCTGTGGCAACAGCCGCGCCTGGCTGCGGCTTAG
- a CDS encoding helix-turn-helix domain-containing protein: MESLITAAARALEAGDPLGALNRVALRNDAPSLALRGIAMAQLGDLAKAKSLLRSAARAFGPREAVARARCIVAEAEIALVSRDLGWPARTLAAARATLEHHGDLVNAAHARHIEARRLLLVGRLDEAERILAEPGAALLPPASQAVRALVVAGIAIRRLRTKDARAALDLAVRGARLAGIPALAAEVESASRVLDAPAARLITRGKERPLLLAEVEDLQTSEALVVDTFHHSVRRRGTVVPLGTRPVLFTLVRALAQAWPADVSRQTLIANAFRARHLDESHRARLRVEIGRLRTKLAPLADVTATKQGFALTPRKTRQVLVLARPVEEKHASILAFLSDGEPWSSSALALALGTSARTVQRALDELARANKVQCFGHGRARRWMTPPVPGFPTGLLLPTPLLKS, from the coding sequence ATGGAGTCGCTGATCACGGCCGCCGCACGGGCGCTCGAGGCGGGCGACCCGCTCGGTGCCCTGAACCGCGTTGCGCTGCGCAACGACGCGCCCTCGCTGGCGCTGCGCGGCATCGCGATGGCGCAGCTCGGCGACCTCGCCAAGGCCAAGTCGCTGCTGCGCAGCGCTGCGCGCGCGTTCGGCCCGCGCGAGGCGGTGGCGCGCGCCAGATGCATAGTGGCCGAAGCCGAGATCGCGCTGGTCTCGCGCGACCTCGGCTGGCCGGCGAGGACTCTTGCCGCCGCACGGGCGACGCTCGAGCACCACGGCGATCTCGTGAATGCCGCCCATGCGCGCCACATCGAAGCCCGGCGCCTCCTCCTCGTCGGGCGTCTCGACGAAGCCGAGCGCATTTTGGCTGAGCCCGGCGCCGCCCTGCTCCCGCCGGCATCGCAGGCCGTCCGCGCGCTCGTCGTCGCCGGCATCGCCATCAGGCGTCTCAGAACGAAAGACGCGCGCGCGGCGCTTGACCTGGCAGTGCGGGGCGCGAGGCTCGCCGGCATCCCCGCGCTCGCGGCCGAAGTCGAAAGCGCGAGCCGCGTGCTCGATGCGCCGGCGGCGCGGCTGATCACGCGCGGCAAGGAGCGGCCATTGCTGCTTGCCGAGGTCGAGGATCTCCAGACATCCGAGGCGCTCGTCGTGGACACGTTCCATCATTCGGTTCGCAGGCGCGGCACCGTCGTGCCGCTCGGCACGAGGCCGGTGCTGTTCACCCTCGTCCGCGCCCTGGCGCAGGCCTGGCCCGCGGACGTCTCGCGGCAGACGCTGATCGCGAACGCGTTTCGTGCCAGGCATCTCGATGAATCGCATCGCGCGCGGTTGCGCGTCGAGATAGGGCGGCTCCGCACCAAGCTCGCGCCACTTGCCGATGTGACCGCGACGAAGCAGGGTTTTGCGCTGACGCCGCGCAAGACGCGACAGGTTCTCGTGCTGGCGCGGCCCGTCGAGGAAAAGCACGCGAGCATCCTCGCCTTCCTCTCCGACGGCGAGCCCTGGTCGAGCTCGGCGCTCGCGCTGGCGCTCGGAACGAGCGCGCGCACGGTGCAGCGGGCGCTCGACGAGCTGGCACGCGCGAACAAGGTGCAATGCTTCGGACATGGCCGGGCGCGGCGCTGGATGACGCCACCCGTTCCGGGTTTCCCGACAGGCTTGTTACTCCCCACGCCGCTCCTGAAGTCGTAA
- a CDS encoding DUF5074 domain-containing protein yields MKRSAAEIVREYGPFEGVEAVHGVSYDGSHVWFASGDRLNAVDPESGKVARSIDVAAHAGTAFDGRHLFQIAEDRIQKIDAASGKVLGTIPAPGGGGDSGLAWAEGSLWVGQYRERKIHQVDPETGKVLRTIESKRFVTGVTWVDGELWHGTWEGEDSDIRRIDPETGKVLEQLDLPAGTMVSGLESDGGDRFFCGGGPRGNVRAVRRPRR; encoded by the coding sequence ATGAAGCGTTCAGCCGCCGAGATCGTCAGGGAGTATGGGCCGTTCGAGGGCGTCGAGGCCGTGCATGGCGTCAGCTATGACGGCAGCCATGTCTGGTTCGCATCCGGCGACAGATTGAATGCGGTCGATCCTGAGAGCGGCAAGGTCGCGCGCTCCATCGACGTCGCCGCGCATGCCGGCACGGCATTCGACGGAAGGCACCTGTTCCAGATCGCCGAGGATCGCATCCAGAAGATCGATGCGGCCTCGGGCAAGGTGCTCGGCACGATTCCGGCGCCGGGCGGCGGCGGCGATTCCGGCCTCGCCTGGGCCGAGGGCTCGCTCTGGGTCGGGCAATACCGCGAGCGTAAGATCCATCAGGTCGATCCGGAAACCGGCAAGGTTCTTCGCACCATCGAGAGCAAGCGCTTCGTGACCGGGGTGACCTGGGTCGACGGCGAGCTCTGGCACGGCACCTGGGAGGGCGAGGACAGCGACATCAGGCGGATCGACCCTGAGACGGGCAAGGTGCTGGAGCAACTCGACCTGCCCGCGGGCACCATGGTCTCGGGCCTGGAGTCGGACGGCGGCGACCGCTTCTTCTGCGGTGGCGGTCCTCGCGGCAATGTGAGAGCAGTCCGCCGGCCCCGCCGTTAA
- a CDS encoding PRC-barrel domain-containing protein: MMKTIVAGLAGTALLTTVAFAQSPTATTDKAAPAATTATTTTTTASGQWRTSKMDGLKVYNEANENIGTINDLLMDKSGDIKIAVIGVGGFLGMGEHLVAVPYEKLKFVNEAVAYTGTGAKPAATTTTGAATGTADTKPAATTTSSTSKWYPDHAVFNASKDELKNMPEFKYSE, from the coding sequence ATGATGAAGACGATCGTCGCCGGCCTTGCCGGCACTGCACTGCTCACGACCGTTGCGTTCGCGCAGTCGCCGACCGCCACCACCGACAAGGCGGCGCCTGCGGCAACCACCGCCACGACGACCACCACGACCGCATCGGGACAGTGGCGTACGTCCAAGATGGACGGGTTGAAGGTCTACAACGAGGCCAACGAGAACATCGGCACGATCAACGACCTGCTGATGGACAAGAGCGGCGACATCAAGATTGCCGTGATCGGCGTCGGCGGCTTCCTCGGCATGGGCGAGCATCTGGTCGCCGTGCCCTACGAGAAGCTGAAGTTCGTCAACGAGGCCGTCGCCTACACCGGCACCGGCGCGAAGCCCGCCGCGACCACGACCACGGGCGCTGCGACCGGCACCGCCGACACCAAGCCCGCTGCGACCACGACGTCGTCCACCTCGAAATGGTATCCGGATCACGCCGTGTTCAATGCCAGCAAGGACGAGCTGAAGAACATGCCGGAGTTCAAGTATTCGGAGTAA
- a CDS encoding DUF4403 family protein, whose amino-acid sequence MRLTLNLKTITIAVAVLAASFFISLKAMDWLAPRATNSAPPVAQLPPLPPVAKSSIVIAPVAIAIAAIREQAEKAAPRNFAGKADNPVSQILENADIGWTAVRGPMAAAGDKDVLTISTPLSGKLNVTGSLSAKATGALGDALGSVLGGDAAKRIGAVNIKNLNASAEIKGNVVITSRPKLAANWHLEPNLGAQVNLGDTNVNVAGAKVNVPAQVKPLIDKNVGEQINIVSERIRNDPSLRENAKLQWAKACRSIPLQGSGSSAALPPLWLEMKPIRAIAAQPRVDAQAVTLLMGLEAETRVTSTPTKPDCPFPDKISIVPPSGTGVNIGVPIDVPFTEINKLITAQMVGRTYPEDGSGPVDVTVKSANVIPSGDRLLISLLVRAKEKKSWLGLGAEATVHIWGRPVLDQAQQTLRLTDIQLAVESEAAFGLLGAAARAVVPQMQQALLQRATLDLKPIAANAREKIAAAIADYQKSEDGLKVDAKIDSLTLADIAFDSKTLRVVAEAGGSLNVYVSKLSGM is encoded by the coding sequence ATGCGACTAACGTTGAACTTGAAGACCATCACGATCGCCGTCGCAGTGCTCGCGGCGTCGTTCTTCATCAGCTTGAAGGCGATGGACTGGCTCGCGCCGCGCGCGACGAATTCGGCGCCGCCGGTCGCACAATTGCCGCCGCTGCCACCGGTCGCGAAGAGCTCGATCGTGATCGCGCCGGTCGCGATCGCGATCGCGGCGATCCGCGAGCAGGCCGAGAAAGCCGCGCCGCGCAATTTCGCAGGCAAGGCCGACAACCCCGTCTCGCAGATCCTGGAGAACGCCGACATCGGCTGGACCGCCGTGCGCGGGCCGATGGCAGCGGCGGGCGACAAGGACGTGCTGACGATCTCGACGCCGCTCTCCGGCAAGCTGAACGTGACGGGCTCGCTGTCGGCGAAGGCCACGGGCGCGCTCGGTGACGCTCTCGGCAGCGTGCTCGGCGGTGACGCCGCGAAACGGATCGGCGCCGTCAACATCAAGAATTTGAACGCCAGCGCCGAGATCAAGGGCAACGTGGTCATCACCTCGCGCCCGAAGCTCGCGGCCAACTGGCATCTCGAGCCCAATCTCGGCGCCCAGGTCAATCTCGGCGACACCAACGTCAACGTCGCCGGCGCCAAGGTCAACGTGCCGGCGCAGGTCAAGCCGCTGATCGACAAGAATGTCGGCGAGCAGATCAACATCGTCTCCGAGCGCATCCGCAACGATCCGAGCCTGCGCGAGAATGCGAAGCTGCAATGGGCCAAGGCGTGCCGCTCGATCCCGCTGCAGGGCTCGGGCTCCTCGGCCGCGCTTCCGCCGCTCTGGCTGGAGATGAAGCCGATCCGCGCCATCGCCGCGCAGCCGCGCGTCGACGCGCAGGCGGTGACGCTGCTGATGGGCCTGGAAGCGGAGACGCGCGTCACCTCGACGCCGACCAAGCCGGACTGTCCGTTCCCCGACAAGATCTCGATCGTGCCGCCGAGCGGCACCGGCGTGAACATCGGCGTTCCCATCGACGTGCCGTTCACCGAGATCAACAAGCTGATCACCGCGCAGATGGTCGGCCGCACCTATCCCGAGGACGGCTCCGGGCCGGTCGACGTCACCGTGAAGAGCGCCAACGTGATCCCGTCCGGCGACCGGCTGCTGATCTCGCTCTTGGTGCGCGCCAAGGAGAAGAAGAGCTGGCTCGGCCTCGGCGCCGAGGCGACCGTGCACATCTGGGGCCGGCCGGTGCTCGACCAGGCGCAACAGACGCTGCGGCTCACCGACATCCAGCTCGCGGTGGAATCCGAGGCGGCGTTCGGCCTGCTCGGCGCCGCGGCGCGCGCCGTCGTGCCGCAGATGCAGCAGGCACTGCTGCAGAGGGCAACGCTCGACCTGAAGCCGATCGCCGCCAACGCCCGCGAGAAGATCGCCGCCGCCATCGCCGATTACCAGAAGAGCGAGGACGGCCTCAAGGTCGACGCCAAGATCGACAGCCTGACGCTGGCCGACATCGCCTTCGATTCCAAAACGTTGCGCGTGGTCGCGGAAGCCGGCGGCTCGCTGAATGTGTATGTGAGCAAGCTGTCGGGGATGTAG
- a CDS encoding ABC transporter substrate-binding protein: MMKRKTIALGFAAAFVASAALMTVAEARDLTVVSWGGAYQDAQKKVYFEPFKKATGIAMNDESWDGGVGVLRAKVQGGAATWDVVQVESDELAVGCEEGLFEKMDYTKIGGEAAYIPPSVNPCGVGAILYDFVLGYDKDKLKEAPKGWADFFDTKKIPGKRALRQGPKTTLEIALMADGVPPKDVYQVLATDDGVDRAFMKLDTIKGDIVWWKAGAQPPQLLASGEVVMTSVYNGRIDTANKNEKKNFGMVWDGALFTLDSWVVLKGSPNKEAAYKFLDFAGKAENQSKLSEQIAYGTSNKDAAGKLAPAVLKDLPTAPDNIKNAVEINVAFWLENIDRLTERFNKWAAK; this comes from the coding sequence ATGATGAAGCGCAAGACGATTGCTCTGGGTTTCGCCGCGGCGTTCGTTGCCAGCGCTGCGCTGATGACGGTCGCAGAGGCGCGTGACCTCACCGTCGTGTCGTGGGGCGGCGCCTATCAGGATGCCCAAAAGAAGGTCTATTTCGAGCCGTTCAAGAAGGCGACCGGGATTGCCATGAACGACGAGTCCTGGGACGGCGGCGTCGGTGTGTTGCGCGCCAAGGTGCAGGGCGGCGCCGCCACCTGGGACGTCGTCCAGGTCGAGAGCGACGAATTGGCGGTCGGCTGCGAGGAAGGCCTGTTCGAGAAGATGGACTATACCAAGATCGGCGGAGAGGCTGCCTACATTCCGCCGTCGGTCAACCCGTGCGGCGTCGGCGCCATCCTCTATGACTTCGTGCTCGGCTACGACAAGGACAAGCTGAAGGAAGCCCCGAAGGGCTGGGCCGACTTCTTCGACACAAAGAAGATCCCGGGCAAGCGCGCTTTGCGCCAGGGCCCGAAGACGACGCTGGAGATCGCGCTGATGGCCGACGGCGTCCCGCCGAAGGACGTCTACCAGGTGCTGGCGACCGACGACGGTGTCGATCGCGCGTTCATGAAGCTCGACACCATCAAGGGCGACATCGTCTGGTGGAAGGCCGGCGCCCAGCCGCCGCAACTGCTCGCCTCCGGCGAGGTGGTGATGACCTCGGTCTACAACGGCCGCATCGACACCGCGAACAAGAACGAGAAGAAGAATTTCGGCATGGTGTGGGACGGCGCGCTCTTCACCCTCGACAGCTGGGTCGTCCTGAAGGGCAGCCCGAACAAGGAGGCGGCCTACAAGTTCCTGGACTTCGCCGGCAAGGCGGAGAACCAGTCGAAACTGTCGGAGCAGATCGCCTACGGCACCTCGAACAAGGACGCGGCCGGCAAGCTCGCGCCCGCCGTCCTGAAGGACCTGCCGACCGCACCCGACAACATCAAGAACGCGGTCGAGATCAACGTTGCGTTCTGGCTCGAGAACATCGACCGCCTGACCGAGCGCTTCAACAAATGGGCGGCGAAGTAG
- a CDS encoding response regulator yields MAIPNPNILVVEDDRETRTLIAKYLRNNACNVTAVSDGREMSRAMADHRIDLIILDVMLPGEDGLSLCRKVRAEGQTPIIMLTARGEDVDRIVGLEMGADDYLPKPFNPRELLARINAVLRRQAAAQAASSIEGASTLTFEGWHIDLRLRELRNPEGARVAVTSAEFDLLRTFCERPGRVLSRDSLLDLTQGRNTGSFERSIDVLVSRIRRKIEPNPADPTLIKTVRSGGYLFTPRTQVANPQATSLPAASPQAAGIEAVAAPLSN; encoded by the coding sequence ATGGCCATTCCCAATCCCAACATCCTGGTCGTCGAGGACGACCGCGAAACCCGGACGTTGATTGCGAAGTACCTGCGCAACAACGCCTGCAACGTCACCGCCGTGAGCGACGGCCGCGAGATGTCGCGCGCCATGGCCGATCACCGCATCGACCTGATCATTCTCGACGTCATGCTGCCGGGCGAGGACGGTCTCAGCCTGTGCCGCAAGGTGCGTGCCGAGGGGCAGACGCCGATCATCATGCTGACCGCGCGCGGCGAGGACGTCGACCGCATCGTCGGCCTGGAGATGGGCGCGGACGATTATCTGCCAAAACCCTTCAACCCGCGCGAGCTGCTTGCCCGCATCAACGCGGTGCTGCGCCGCCAGGCTGCGGCGCAGGCGGCGAGCTCGATCGAGGGCGCCTCCACGCTCACCTTCGAGGGCTGGCACATCGATCTGCGGCTGCGCGAATTGCGCAATCCGGAGGGCGCGCGCGTCGCGGTGACCAGCGCCGAATTCGATCTGTTGCGCACCTTCTGCGAACGGCCCGGCCGCGTGCTGTCGCGCGACAGCCTGCTCGACCTCACGCAAGGGCGCAACACCGGCTCGTTCGAGCGCTCCATCGACGTGCTGGTCAGCCGCATCCGCCGCAAGATCGAGCCCAACCCGGCCGATCCCACGCTCATCAAGACGGTGCGCTCCGGCGGCTATCTGTTCACGCCGCGAACCCAGGTCGCAAATCCTCAAGCGACAAGCCTTCCCGCGGCAAGCCCCCAGGCAGCAGGCATTGAAGCGGTTGCGGCGCCCCTGAGCAATTAA
- a CDS encoding ABC transporter ATP-binding protein, which yields MEAGMVTPAPALVRFSGIQKTYDGEHLVVKNLDLDIRKGEFITLLGPSGSGKTTTLMMLAGFEVPTHGEIYLGERPIKNMPPHKRDIGMVFQNYALFPHLTIAENIAFPLSVRKTSKAEAQERVKSALRMIKMEAMAQRRPGQLSGGQQQRVALARALVFNPQLVLMDEPLGALDKRLREQMQLEIKQLHEKMGITIVYVTHDQSEALTMSDRIAVFNDGIVQQIDKPDALYEHPVNSFVAHFIGENNVLSGTVETVENDYCRVALAGGGAVTARAVNIQGAGASTSLSVRPERIAIVPDGASCDGPNRLPARVQNTIYLGDHALAVLDVAGNGEFMVKLQPGAHDSLRHGESVFVSFRPEDCLALDPV from the coding sequence ATGGAAGCCGGCATGGTGACGCCCGCGCCGGCATTGGTGCGCTTTTCCGGCATTCAGAAGACCTATGATGGCGAGCACCTCGTGGTGAAGAACCTCGATCTCGACATCAGGAAGGGCGAGTTCATCACCCTGCTCGGCCCGTCGGGCTCGGGCAAGACGACCACGCTGATGATGCTGGCCGGCTTCGAGGTTCCGACCCATGGCGAGATCTATCTCGGCGAGCGGCCGATCAAGAACATGCCGCCGCACAAGCGCGACATCGGCATGGTGTTCCAGAATTACGCCTTGTTTCCGCACCTGACGATCGCCGAGAATATCGCCTTCCCGCTATCCGTTCGCAAGACGAGCAAGGCGGAAGCGCAGGAGCGCGTCAAATCGGCATTGCGCATGATCAAGATGGAAGCCATGGCGCAGCGGCGGCCCGGACAGCTGTCCGGCGGGCAGCAGCAGCGCGTGGCGCTGGCGCGCGCGCTGGTTTTCAACCCGCAACTCGTGCTGATGGACGAGCCGCTCGGCGCGCTCGACAAGCGCCTGCGCGAACAGATGCAGCTGGAGATCAAGCAGCTGCACGAGAAGATGGGCATCACGATCGTCTACGTCACCCACGATCAGAGCGAAGCGCTCACCATGTCGGACCGCATCGCCGTGTTCAACGACGGCATCGTGCAGCAGATCGACAAGCCCGACGCGCTTTACGAGCATCCGGTGAACAGCTTCGTGGCCCATTTCATCGGCGAGAACAATGTGCTTTCAGGCACCGTCGAGACGGTCGAGAATGACTATTGCCGCGTCGCGCTGGCCGGTGGCGGCGCCGTGACCGCGCGGGCGGTCAACATCCAGGGCGCGGGCGCGTCCACCTCGCTGTCGGTCCGGCCGGAGCGGATCGCCATTGTCCCGGACGGCGCGTCCTGCGACGGACCGAACCGCCTGCCGGCGAGGGTGCAGAACACCATCTATCTCGGCGATCACGCGCTGGCCGTGCTCGACGTCGCCGGCAACGGCGAGTTCATGGTCAAGCTTCAGCCGGGCGCACATGACAGCCTGAGACATGGTGAAAGCGTATTCGTCAGCTTCCGCCCCGAGGACTGTCTGGCGCTCGATCCGGTCTGA
- a CDS encoding ABC transporter permease, with protein MSDNASLRTPSQRIAWTTTLVVSTLVFIFLIAPILAIMPLSFSSSSYLTYPLPGLSLRWYDDFINSPRWMNSLKNSVIIGVASTVLSMVLGTLAALGLAQWKSRFKPLVLAFVLSPVVVPGVITAVGLYFFFAPIGLTGSYLGLILAHTALATPFVVITVGATLQSFDTNLARAAASLGASPLQAFRRVILPLILPGLASGALFAFATSFDEVVIVLFMAGPEQRTLPREMFSGIRENISPTITAAAVILTTVSVILLATMEALRRRNERLKRGG; from the coding sequence TTGAGCGACAATGCCTCCCTGCGCACGCCCAGCCAGCGCATCGCGTGGACAACGACCCTCGTGGTCTCCACGCTGGTGTTCATCTTCCTGATCGCGCCGATCCTTGCGATCATGCCGCTGTCCTTCAGTTCGAGCTCGTACCTCACCTATCCGCTGCCCGGCCTGTCCTTGCGCTGGTACGACGATTTCATCAATTCGCCGCGCTGGATGAATTCGCTGAAGAACAGCGTGATCATCGGCGTCGCCTCCACCGTGCTGTCCATGGTGCTCGGCACGCTGGCAGCGCTGGGGCTGGCGCAGTGGAAGAGCCGGTTCAAACCGCTGGTTCTGGCTTTCGTGCTGTCGCCGGTCGTCGTGCCCGGCGTCATCACCGCCGTTGGCCTGTATTTCTTCTTCGCGCCGATTGGCCTCACCGGCAGCTATCTCGGCCTGATCCTGGCCCACACCGCGCTGGCAACGCCGTTCGTGGTGATCACGGTCGGCGCGACGCTGCAAAGCTTCGACACCAATCTGGCGCGCGCCGCCGCCTCGCTCGGCGCCTCGCCGCTTCAAGCGTTCCGCCGCGTGATCCTGCCGCTGATCCTGCCCGGCCTCGCATCGGGCGCGCTGTTCGCCTTTGCGACCAGCTTCGACGAGGTGGTGATCGTGCTGTTCATGGCCGGCCCCGAGCAGCGCACCCTGCCGCGCGAGATGTTCAGCGGCATCCGCGAGAACATCAGCCCGACCATCACGGCAGCGGCGGTGATTCTGACCACGGTCTCGGTCATCCTCCTCGCCACCATGGAAGCCTTGCGCCGTCGCAACGAACGGCTCAAGCGTGGTGGTTGA
- a CDS encoding ABC transporter permease: protein MTASATSADASTEVRLKRRLRRAERAHQVKALALVAPLLVFLLFTFAGPIAGMLWRAVDDREVRQVLPQTIAALAEWDGKELPDEKAYAALASDVQAARASGTIAIAAKRLNYALNGFRTILTSTSRNLKTAPEPGTAKETLSKINPAWRERATWTTIKDAGGPITGFYLLAALDLTRNVDGAIVAAPPDQAIYRSLFARTFVISLSVTALCLILGFPVAYLLATLPPGRSNLLMIFVLLPFWTSLLVRTCAWIVLLQSKGVVNDSLHWLGIIDEPLRLIYNRFGVCVAMTHVLLPFMILPLYSSMKAISPAYMRAAASLGAPPLTAFLRIYLPQTLPGVSAGSLLVFILALGYYITPTLVGGAADQMISYFIALYTTETANWGLASALGAVLLLATILLALVYGKLVQGQQVTGGMKN from the coding sequence ATGACAGCGTCCGCGACCAGTGCCGATGCGTCGACCGAAGTTCGGCTCAAGCGCCGATTGAGGCGTGCAGAGCGGGCACATCAGGTCAAGGCATTGGCGCTGGTCGCGCCGCTTCTCGTCTTCCTGCTCTTCACTTTCGCCGGGCCCATCGCCGGCATGCTGTGGCGCGCGGTCGATGACCGCGAGGTGCGCCAGGTTCTGCCTCAAACCATAGCTGCTCTCGCCGAGTGGGACGGCAAGGAGTTGCCGGACGAGAAGGCCTACGCGGCGCTGGCGAGCGACGTCCAGGCGGCGCGCGCCTCCGGGACCATCGCCATCGCGGCCAAGCGGCTGAACTACGCGCTGAACGGTTTCCGCACGATCCTGACCAGCACCTCACGCAATCTCAAGACAGCGCCCGAACCCGGCACGGCCAAGGAGACTCTGAGCAAGATCAATCCGGCCTGGCGCGAACGCGCGACGTGGACGACGATCAAGGACGCCGGCGGCCCCATCACGGGCTTCTACCTTCTGGCCGCGCTCGACCTGACGCGAAACGTGGACGGCGCGATCGTCGCGGCCCCGCCGGACCAGGCCATCTACCGCAGCCTGTTCGCGCGCACCTTCGTCATCAGTCTCAGCGTCACCGCGCTCTGCCTCATCCTCGGCTTCCCCGTCGCCTACCTCCTGGCGACGCTGCCGCCGGGCAGGTCGAACCTCCTGATGATCTTCGTCCTGCTGCCGTTCTGGACCTCGCTTCTGGTCCGCACCTGCGCCTGGATCGTGCTGCTGCAGAGCAAGGGCGTCGTCAACGACAGCCTGCACTGGCTCGGCATCATCGACGAGCCGTTGCGCCTGATCTACAATCGCTTCGGCGTCTGCGTGGCCATGACCCACGTGCTGCTGCCGTTCATGATCCTGCCGCTGTACAGCAGCATGAAGGCGATCTCGCCCGCTTACATGCGGGCGGCCGCCTCGCTCGGCGCACCGCCGCTCACCGCCTTCCTGCGCATCTACCTGCCGCAGACCCTGCCCGGCGTCAGTGCAGGAAGCCTGCTCGTCTTCATCCTGGCGCTCGGCTATTACATTACGCCGACCCTCGTCGGCGGCGCCGCCGATCAGATGATCAGCTACTTCATCGCCCTCTACACCACCGAGACCGCCAATTGGGGCCTTGCTTCGGCACTCGGTGCGGTGCTGCTGCTCGCCACCATTCTCTTGGCGCTGGTCTATGGCAAGCTGGTGCAGGGCCAGCAGGTCACGGGAGGCATGAAGAATTGA